One Diabrotica virgifera virgifera chromosome 3, PGI_DIABVI_V3a genomic window carries:
- the LOC114349521 gene encoding ATP-binding cassette sub-family D member, with protein MPTVISKFLEQGESTFKQNKSVFSGAFIAAVLCTYAYKVGYPFVDSLIHKPKDNLNNNHIVQKDLQRKNGLVKNKKLKGRLKNSIPNFNLAFILQFIKLVRIMIPSFICTETVLLSGHTTFLFLRTFLSIYVANLEGAIVKYIVMKDPQNFVKQLGKWFAVAIPATFINSMIRYLESRIALSFRTRLVDHSYKLYFKNQSYYRVTVLDGRLDNCAQRLTDDIETVANTVSHLYGQITKPCFDILLMVIALANLVKSRHSNLVIGPVIICGVVMFSALLLRFVSPRFGHLVAQEAEKKGYLRHVHGRIVSNAEEIAFYGGHQVEESQLRQAFRVLSKHLEHMFGVKLWFIMLEQFLMKYVWSGAGIIVVSLPILLAAGNRRKISNKSLLSIPDFSSKSESLIAEDTADDQIEDSVSERTHYFTTSKNLLITGSDAVERLMSSYKNIVELAGHTARVANMFEVLEEASNGIYHKTLVAKKEKSADFEIEFRGDQPLAKGKIIYSTNNEIILKNVPIVTPNCDIVCPSLSLELTPGQHLLITGPNGCGKSSLFRILSGLWPIYGGELHTPKNSMFYIPQRPYMVIGNLRDQVIYPDTYTDMVKKGITEENLLKIMTMVHLDHIVERDGFYEMKDWTDILSGGEKQRMAIARLFYHKPKYALLDECTSAVSIDVESFIYQSAIDMGITLLTITHRPTLWKFHTHILQFDGTGSWEFSQLNHTSRLTLKKEKEDLLKAENNEERSKRLDELNKLLGEDS; from the exons ATGCCAACAGTAATCTCCAAGTTCCTGGAACAGGGTGAAAGCACCTTCAAGCAGAACAAATCCGTCTTCTCCGGAGCATTCATCGCAGCCGTTCTTTGCACCTACGCCTACAAAGTCGGCTATCCCTTCGTGGACTCCTTGATACACAAACCAAAGGACAATCTCAACAACAACCACATAGTTCAAAAAGACTTGCAACGTAAGAATGGCCTAGTGAAGAACAAGAAACTCAAAGGAAGGCTTAAAAATAGTATACCGAACTTCAATTTAGCCTTTATCTTACAATTTATTAAGTTAGTTAGGATAATGATACCCAGTTTCATTTGTACTGAAACGGTTTTACTCAGCGGGCATACGACGTTTTTGTTTTTGAGGACGTTTTTGAGCATTTATGTCGCTAATTTAGAAGGTGCTATAGTTAAGTATATTGTGATGAAAGACCCCCAGAACTTCGTTAAGCAGCTAGGAAAATGGTTTGCCGTAGCGATTCCAGCTACGTTTATTAACAGCATGATAAG ATATCTTGAAAGTCGGATAGCCTTGAGTTTCCGCACAAGACTGGTAGACCACTCGTACAAACTATACTTCAAGAACCAGAGTTACTACAGGGTGACTGTGCTAGACGGCAGATTAGACAATTGCGCGCAGCGGCTGACAGATGACATAGAAACTGTCGCCAACACCGTGTCGCACCTTTACGGACAGATAACGAAGCCATGTTTCGATATACTTCTCATGGTTATAGCTTTAGCCAATTTGGTGAAGAGTCGCCATTCGAATCTTGTGATAGGACCTGTGATTATTTGCGGAGTGGTGATGTTCTCAGCTTTACTTTTAAG GTTTGTGTCTCCAAGGTTCGGCCACTTGGTAGCCCAAGAAGCGGAGAAGAAAGGATATCTACGACACGTCCACGGAAGAATCGTCAGCAATGCCGAAGAAATCGCTTTCTACGGAGGCCATCAGGTCGAAGAAAGTCAACTTAGACAAGCTTTTAGAGTTTTATCTAAACACTTGGAACACATGTTCGGTGTGAAATTATGGTTCATCATGTTGGAGCAATTCTTGATGAAATATGTGTGGTCTGGAGCAG GTATAATAGTCGTATCTCTGCCTATTCTCCTAGCAGCCGGCAATCGACGCAAAATCTCCAACAAAAGTCTTCTTTCCATACCAGATTTTTCATCCAAATCAGAATCTCTCATCGCTGAAGACACAGCCGACGACCAAATAGAAGATAGCGTATCAGAACGAACGCACTACTTCACTACCTCCAAGAACCTGTTGATAACTGGCTCAGATGCTGTAGAACGGCTCATGAGCAGCTACAAGAACATCGTCGAGTTAGCTGGTCATACGGCCAGGGTGGCCAACATGTTCGAGGTTTTAGAGGAAGCTAGTAACGGAATTTACCACAAGACTCTCGTCGCTAAGAAAGAGAAGTCTGCTGATTTCGAGATTGAGTTCCGTGGTGATCAACCTTTAGCCAAAG GTAAAATCATCTACTCAACCAATAACGAGATCATCCTAAAGAATGTTCCTATAGTAACTCCAAATTGCGATATAGTGTGTCCGTCTCTAAGTCTTGAATTGACTCCGGGACAACACTTGCTAATTACGGGTCCAAATGGCTGTGGAAAGTCCAGTTTGTTCAGAATATTGAGTGGATTATGGCCTATTTACGGTGGAGAGCTTCATACTCctaaaaattcaatgttttatatTCCTCAGAGGCCTTATATGGTAATAG GTAATTTAAGAGACCAAGTAATATACCCCGACACTTACACGGATATGGTAAAGAAAGGTATTACCGAAGAAAATTTACTGAAAATAATGACTATGGTACATCTAGATCATATCGTCGAGAGGGACGGATTCTATGAAATGAAAGATTGGACTGACATCTTATCCGGTGGTGAAAAACAAAGGATGGCTATTGCGCGATTGTTTTATCACAA ACCGAAATACGCTCTCTTGGACGAATGCACTTCTGCAGTCTCCATTGATGTTGAAAGCTTCATATACCAAAGTGCTATAGACATGGGAATTACTCTACTCACCATCACACATAGACCTACACTATG gaaATTCCATACGCACATCCTTCAATTCGACGGTACAGGATCATGGGAATTTAGTCAGTTGAACCACACCAGCAGACTTACCTTGAAGAAAGAAAAGGAGGACCTTCTAAAAGCAGAAAACAACGAAGAACGATCGAAAAGACTGGACGAACTAAACAAATTACTTGGAGAGGATTCATAA